TATAGTATGTTACACTGTAGGATACTTGTGTCAAGCACAAAGAGGATCTTTACCACATACACACTTTCTGGCTTGCTCTGTGCCAATGTCCTACCATATGCCCACTGAAAGGGAGACCTTTGGCAGCGTCTGCCAGGTCAAACCGTCGTGTTGCAATGAGGCAGTAAACCACCATCACATCATAAACATTACACAAACCAGATTGAAAATATCACCAAACTGTACATCTAAgttactttttatttcacagatgaATTTGATCTGCTCACAGAAGAAAAATGAGATGCACAAGACAAAACCGAAAATCTCTGTGAGAAATAAGAGAAACAAGCGAGcgattaaaatctttttttgaacATCGTGCGAGTAAGGCCTGATGCAGATCAGTTCCCaatgtttcttaaataaatgtacacgCTTGTAAAGGTTCTCTGTGACAATGCACTATGAGGGGATCCCCAAACTTCCCGTCTCTCCCTGTCCCATTTGCTCTACCCATGCTAATGATCCATAACTCTCCCCTCGTAGAGAAAAGTGGACCAGCGCCAAAGACGTCAAAACTAAAGCAAGCCAAGAACACCATCCGCCACTGGACAGCACAACAGCAAGAGACACAATTCATCACGTGAAGTACTTACACATAGTTAACgtttaatgtaaatatgatCTGTACGACGAAATATAACCGTTAACTGTCTGACATCTTCAAAGCTCGGCTTCTCGTGTTTATAAAACGAAGGGCTGCTTTTAAAAACTCTGGGATCAGGAGACGGACAGATGCTTACAAAACAGACGCACAATCGCAAAAATATCAGCCTCTGAGAAAATGGCTTCACATGGATGTACTTAAGAAAATAaccccagagagagagacagagatagcAGATAAGGGGGTGGGGGGGTTTATAAAAGGGTTATTGCCCAGGCTGATCGTCTGGTCTGCTCGGGGGCATTCAGACTTGAATGAAATAGGGGTCTGATGGGGTGTTGTTTGGAGGGGGGGTATTAAAAGCGGCTGTGTCCACATGCATATCTTACATTGTTTATCATGCAAATTTCCTTGAGCGTGAACCTTTAACGGATTCACCATTTACAGCCGATACAGAATTCCATCTGTTCTGACGGACATCTGCTTGCACGATTGGACTTTACATGTTACAGTGAAGGCGTGTGACCTGTCTGGAGCCACGGGCAAACACATAACATCCTCAGAACACAGACGTGATGTAAGTGGACTACATAGATggaaacaaatacatattttcatccCAATATGTGCACATATAGAAAGCAGAGATGTCACCTTGAAAACAGTTTAGctgaaaattttaattctgtcattatttactcgcgcagttgttccaaacctttaaacCTAAATATATGTTCTTGTTGTTCTGAACAAATTTGGAGGACTGTtccagttctggggcacctttgactaccaatCTACTATACTGTGGTAGTCATTGGTTCCCCAAAACTGATTGGTTTCCTGCATTCttaaaaatctcttcttttgtgttcaacagaataaagacatttctaTAGTTTTGGAAAaacttcagggtgagtaaatgatgaccaaattttttttgggtgaacaatccctttatgACAATGCTTGGTATACATTATCGGCTAAATAAAGACACATGCCAACTTCCAAAATATGTGCATCCACGCGAAAGACTTTGCTTGGTTCAACACCAGCTAaactgaatatatatataaaagtgaaCAAGTGAAAGTCCTAAAACACTGAAGTAAtgaactgtaaatgtataactgcaacagggtaaacatttttaagtaagGGGAGAGATTTTGATAGGTCTGCATGTGGCTGGTCAACAGTTATTAGTATGTTGAAGCCACGACgctggcattgctagtgccatgctttACCAGTTAAAGCAAAACGCGTTGACCAAAATGAGATACAACATTGTGAAAACCACACTGAACGTAGTAACATCTGCTAACCCCAAATCTGTTGGCTGAAAACCCTGAGCTTTCAGGCGCAGGAAAGGGAGCACAGGAGAAATGTGATATACGTGCATTCAATCAGAAGTTTCCAGAACTCCAAAGTTTGTGTGCGCCAACATAAACATCAGTTACTCTACCTGTCACAGTCTCCTGCTTGGGTCGTAATCCATGCGGCGTGGAGGCGAAACGCTCCCCTTCGCGGGGCGAGACCTGAACCGCCACCTCCACTGGGATGCAGGCCTGCCGCGGGGGCGACGGCGGCTCGTCCGAACATTTGTCCATGTATAGGCTGCCCTGACACTGCCTGCGTTTGTGCTCGATGAACAGCAGAATGTCAGCCAAAGGAAACCTGGTGTGACACTGGCCACATGTGAGAAGGTCCTGATCGCCTTTGGGGGTGGATGGTTCCGATCCGGAATGGCTTTCCTCGTCCACGGGGAAATCTGCCGTAAGAGGCTCGGCTATAGCGgggaaacataaaaatgtgtgagATTGATAAAATAACCAGCTTTAACGTCCATATGGAAAGTTGATATTTACTTTGATAATTATATTCATTTCCATATAAAAAGTGGCGCTGAAATTTGCAGATCTAGAGGTGTTAAATGTCTCATGGGGGTAGGTCTCATATGGATGGATTACAAGATTTTATACAGAGAGTAAAATTATATCCAATAATTTTATCTCTTTCTCAAGCTACAATGCAGCATAACAACATTATGTTTTAGATAGAAGACAATATAGACATGAATCAAAAGTTCTGTctggaacaaaaaaaacagctcaTCGAATTAAGACGTAGAGAATATGAGAAACAAAAGATGACATTGGTTAACCAGAAATGGTAAAGAGGAGGGGGTTGTTCACTATAGTTGCATGACCCTGTTCATTAGCCTGCCAATCTCACGTCTTAATGAAACCAACACCTCTGAGAATCAAAAAATAGATTCTAATTTGACTTCAAGATGATTGGAACTCATTTTGTTAAAAGTGCTCGAACGCTCTGAACCGAGGTGAGCTATTGAGGGGAGTATGTGGGGTAGTTCCCAGATGGGCAGCCGGGACGTCTGAAAGAGCAATCGAAACTACATCAAGCGCCCGTCCCGAGATGAGGGAGACGGTTGTCCTAGCTGGCGGGTTAACCCTAATTGTGTGTCAGGTCGTGTGGGATGAAGGTGGGGTGACAAGACATGAGTTTcagtaaaaaatatgattacatattttaatCAGTTTTGATTTTAAGGCTTTGAAGGCAATGCTCAAGACAGCGTTAATGAACTGGAACAAAGCCTCAGAACATGTGTTAGACAAACAGGTGTAATTAAAACCTCTTGAGGGTGAAAAGATCACAGTCATCAACACCAAAGTTAAACCTTTAAAGTCGAGGGGCTTGTTTAATTCTACtattttacatatacattatGAATGAACAACACAAATACTGAGCTTTAAGTGACTGCACCTTTGTGTGGGCTACTTGTAATCTATGCCAACACAGCTTATACGCAAAAATCAAAGTGACATGAAGTTTACATAAATGGACATGTAAGTAAACAGATGTGTGGGTAgataataaaatgagaaaaggtGGGGCCGAACGAGACCAAGTTCAAGTTCACAGTTGAATAGCCCCTCGATTGTTCATTTTCTGCCCCCTAGCGGCTAAACGTTGAATCTCACTTCGCCGTGAGATCGCTTCCAACGAGGATTTAAAGATCTTTTTAAAACCCTTGGATATCTAGAGTCAActttaaagcaaacattttcatACGTCATCGATGTTGATGTTATCTTCTGTGACGGACcttacgttttttaggttttgacaGGACTTGAGCCGTGGGAAAAACACGCACGGAGATTTAAACagccaaagaaaaaacaagttAAAGCTAATCGGACCTGTCAATATCCActatcaataaaacaacaacgaTGCACttataaacaataacaacagaAAAATCGATTTCTTCAGAAAGTTGGGGGAAATACCTTGGGAAATCCATatctataataataaataataataaagtccCAGTTAGACGATCTCAAGAGCCTCAATGAgaactatttatatatatatacgtgcattttcaatacatttaatgtttatatatgtCCACAAACTACACTTAAACATttatgcacacaaacaaacaggctAGATATAATTCTTCCACACATGCACGCATCCAGCCTTCATGCGTAAAGAAGCTTTGCGCTCTTTCAATGCGCTCTTCGTTCCATCAACCAAGAAACGCGTCTttctaaacacaataaaactgaTTCACGCAAAAAACGTTTAAAGTGATAAAGATAGTAAAAGAATAAAACTCGTTTAAACTTACGAGAAAAGTCCCGTTTGCTTAAGTGCTGAGGTCTGCCCTGCTTGCGGCGAGACATGTTGGACACGGTCTCAGTTGGCTTCACATTAGGAAGATCCAGAGTCGTGGAGATTCCAAAGGAAAAGATCTTCGGCGATGCATCGGGTATCCCAAATTAATTAGAGATAACAGTACAGGAGAGAGCCGTGTAGTGGCAGGACGCGTGTGCTGCTGGGCTTCATTGCCTCTTCGAGGGAAGAGTGGAAGAGAAAGTAAGAGAAGCCCCCTGCGCTGCTGTAGGTTCAAGTGCGGACGTGACGTGCCAGCGAACTTGACCGTCCAGAGGTAGATGATGGACATGGACCTACAAAACACTCGCAGGAGGAGGATTCGAGGAAGTCTGAGTGGGAGGGGGGTGAGAGTGATAAAAACCAATGATGGGTTGCATGTGAACCACAGACCCAAGCAGCCAATGGGctgacaaagagagagagagagagagagagagagagagagagagagagagagacggcgaGAATCTACGACTCATTGGGACTTCCTCAAATTACAAAATTTGAGCGCAACACTgaagaaatattataaaatatgatcATAACATAgtcaaatatataatatgtttttagtGGAAACTAGAGAAAGGAGTGGACTTTTTAGGTTACGTTTTACGCAAACTATAATGGGAAAAGTATTTCTTTCATAATCAATTTTTTGTGTCAAACCAAATGAAAGCTTAAAAGTTCTTCTAAACGAAAGCGGCTGTGAGGTGCAAATTTTGCTGTGCACAATTGCGCTCTCTAGTGTTTAATGACTTAAAGATTGATCATTTAATTGTGTACTTATATACAGCACACTTCACTGTAATTGATACTTCAGTCTGATTGAAATCTTagtaaaaaattgaaatgaaagaaaggtgaaaacattaatgtttatttgaattaatcTCTAATTGCATAATAATGTATGTCAAATTTTAACATCTGAATATACATTCTTGAGGAACTATTAAAAATCAAAAGGGAAAAGGTAAAAATACatatgatattttaaaatataagtttataAAACGTTTAAATACCCAGGCATTCACTATTAGTTCTTACtggaaagcttatttttttactataccATAAAATTACCattgtattataataatgatcactttttaattttgttttgatttagttgTTTTTAGGTTACTGTAACGGAGAAGCGTATGTCTCAATGCACCgatggtatttaaaaaaagttaaataaacaaatgtgctGCTCATATTTCCCAgcaattttaaattattttcttatatcTGTTGCGACGAGCTATACATTaaaacagcaacaacataagATAATCATTATCTGCTGACCACAAGTAGCGTCTTTCATTGTTTTCTTGACGCTGCAGCGCCATCGTGCGTCAAGAAACGGTACTGCACGTCAGACAGGGATGGGCAGAGAAGCAGTGCTCCGTTCTCCGAGAAGAACAGACGGATgtaatttatgaaataaatacacTGGGATTTACAGGGTAAGTCACGCCGTATATTTGTACACATTGATCTTACTACGGATGACCATACAGGTTATTAATTGTAAGGGCAGAGACTGAGTAATTACCCATCATATGAACCCTAAACACGGGAGTGATCGGCCTTTTATCTACTGGATGCCACGAACGCCGTCTGATGCGTAACAAAACAGTAGCAtacttattttacaaaatttatAATTATACGTGAGTCTGTTTGTACATCACAGTCAAAGTGTCgtatttgtgtatataaatagcCTCCGCACCTCACGTTTATCGATTACGCTATATATAAGATTCCGGTAATAAAACATGCGATGGGTGTATAGTGACCGGGATGTCTGCTAGAATAAACATTAGACCTGTTATTACTGGTGCACAACGCATAACAAGGCCATTTATTGAAGGTAGCGGTGGAGACAGATGCTTAAACAAGAGCGCATCTCTCATGATGCTTGTGAATGATGATGCACATATGCATATAAAGCCATTTTCTCATcggatttaaagggatagttcacccaaaaatgaaagttctgttaTTATTTGCTCACCTTCGAgacgttccaaatctgtataaatatttttttgtaatgaacacagagaaaggtattaggaagaatgcttataaccaaacagagctTGCTCCCCATTAAAATAtcctatggaagtcaatgggggcaagatcggtttggttataagcattcttccaaatatctttctctatgtgttcatcagaacaaagaaatgtatacagattttgaacaactcgaggtgagtaaatgatgacggaatcaatttttttttgggtgaactatcccttaaatacACTACAGTGAatcacatacagttgaaagaaaaagtatgtgaaccctttgggcttacttggatttcttcataaattggtcataaaatgtgttctgatcttcatctaagtcacgacaatagagaaacacagtctgcttaaactaataccgcacaaacattatacgttttcatgtttttattgaacacaacatgtaaacattcatagtgcagggtggaaaaagtatgtgaaaccctaggctaatgacttctccaagagctaattggagccaggagtcagccaacctggggtccaatcaatgtgatgagattggatgtgttgattaaagctggcctgtccaataaaaaacacacaccagttttgagtttgctgttctgaagaagcgttgtctgatgtgaaccaggcctcgcacaaaagagctctcagaagacctacgatcaagaattgttgacttacataaagctggaaagggctacaaaagtatatctaaaagccttgatgtccatgtgtccacggtaagacagattgtctacaaatggagaaagttcagcactgttgctacactccctaggcgtggtcgtcctgtaaagatgactgcaagagcacagcgcagaatgctcaatgaggtgaagaagaatcctagagtgtcagctaaacacttacagaaatctctggcacatgctaacatttttgttgacaaatctacaataacggaaacattaaacaagaatggacttcatgggaggacaccacggaggaagccactgctgtccaaaaaaaacattgcagcacgtttgaagtttgcaaaagagcacctggatgttccacagcactactggcaaaacattctgtggacagatgaaaccaaaattgagttgtttggaatgAACACACAACGccatgtgtggagaacaaaaggcacagcacaccaacatcaaaacctcatcccaactgtgaaatatggtggagggggcatcatggttttgggctgctttgctgcctcaggccctggacggattactgtcatcgatggaaaaatgaattccaaagtttatcaagacattttgcaggaaaacttaagaccatctgtccgccaactgaagcttaacagaggatggacgatgcaacaggacaacgacccaaagcatagaagtaaatcaacaacagaatggcttcaacagaagaaaatacgccttctggagtggcccagagtcctgacctcaacccgattgagatgctgtggcatgacctcaagagagcgattcacaccagacatcccaagaatattgctgaactgaaacacttttgtaaagaggaatggtccaaaatttctcctgaccgttgtgcaggtctgatctgtaactataggaaacgtttggttgaggttattgctgccaaaggagggtcaaccagttattaaacccaaaggttcacatactttttccaccctgcactatgaatgtttacatgttgtgttcaataaaaacatgaaaacgtataatgtttgtgcagtattagtttaagcagactgtgtttctctattgttgtgacttagatgaagatcagaacacattttatgaccaatttatgaagaaatccaagtaaggatacttcacatactttttttttcaactgtAAAAACATGTCCGAGTCtcctaaaaagaaaaaaatatgtatttatagtTTAGGCCTAcaacaaaaatgctttttttataattacgtttttattttcataacaatCAAGCACATCTTTTCCCAGTTTACCACCGTCGTCTTTTATATGTGTTACTACGGCTGTATGTATTCGATTGTTGTTAATAGTCAATCATGTTTGAGATTCATTACTAGATTTTTCATCACTAACAGGGGTTGgaagttttttatgtttgtaaaaatcTATTCTGATCTCTGAACAGAAGGACCTAAGTATCGGAGAAAAGAAGAGGATTGGTCAAGTCAAGATGAGTTTGACATCCTGGTTCTTAGTGGGTGGCGGGGGAACAAGGCATCGCCTTCCCCAGGAAATGATCTTCGTGGGACGGGATGACTGTGAGCTTATGCTACAGGTGATTCCATCACTGTTAAAGTACTCATGCACAGTCAAGAGCATACATCTGTCCCCAAGTCTACACTCAATGCTCCATGATGCCCTGGAACTATACAACTTATAACATTTCATCatcatttcacatttcatatCAATTTATCATACAACtagtaagatttttttttgtctaaattgtGCCATTAATAAACTTTAAGATCCAAAGAACAGAAGGTTCTTTAAGgagaaaaaaggtaaaaaagagatggttctttaaagaaccgttgagtgaatggttctttgtgggaccaaaaatggttcttataTGACATTGCGGTGAAAAACCTTTAAAGCTCCTTGattttaagagtgtaagaaGTCAAACACAGGtctatacacatatacacacacacaagttatCTAGGGTACATGTTATTCCATAAGAGgcacaaagataaaaaaatgtgttgctgCAATAAATGTCTCATGAAATTACCTGTGCTTTGTTAACCCGCTCTGTTAAAGCATTTCCCACCTATAACAAAAACAGAATATTccttcacaaaataaaaacattcagacCCTTGTTACATTGTAAGAGAAgacaaataaatattcttaaaCCTATTTAGGCAGCATAGAAATTTTACCTTGAAATAGTGCAGTAAGCTTGACCTCCACTCACTGACCAATTGCCTAAGAAGCACATTTTGTGTCCTATTTTTGGAAAGAGACATGCaggtttattttttcagaaaattcCCTGGTTATGTCCACGGCCCACCTTCATCTAGACCCCATCAACAATTAATCCATCATGCACTATGTTATTAATGCTCACAATAACACGCCGTAACTCTCTTTATATTTACAGTCTCGCAGTGTAGACAAACAACATGCTGTCATTAATTATGAAGTATCGACAGATGAGCATAAAGTTAAAGACCTGGGCAGTCTGAACGGGGTAAGAAATGTCTACAACACATATTCTTTTAACCATAAAATGTTACATGAAGTGTCCACTGGTGTAATAAACAATAAGCTGACCTATTTTCTCCACTGCAGACATTTGTGAATGATGTTCGTATACAGGAACAGCAGTATATTACTTTGAAAATGGGTGACAAGCTGAGGTTTGGCTATGATATCCTTTCAGATGCAAAAAAAGTGTGCCAGTTCATTTCTATGCAATCAAAAAgtaactttcatttttgtttaaaataacaaattacagGCATTACATATACTGTGATATTTAGATCAGTTACTATATGCTAATAAAAGGCATGCAATCATTTGttatacatatatttgtttacTCCTTAACCCAACCTACATACCAACCTATTTACAGTGGTGCGTGGAGAGCTACATGTTCCAGAGGAGGCGCTGAAGGTAATACAAGTGCGATCCTGTGTCAAAGTCAGAACAATTAATTCGATCAGTAATAAtcatatctgtattttttttacatatttaccCGACAGCACGAAAAGTTCACCAGTCAGCTTCAGTTGATGCAGAAGCTTGAGCATTCACGAGAAGCCACCAAGAGTCCGGAATTTAAAGGAGCAGAGGGAGGAAAAGAAACCAAACCTTCTGAACCATCCCTGAATGCAGAAGAGAAACTGCCAAGTGGGTAGAGgacagtttgtgtttacaaaataacaaacagacAGAATAAACACAATGTACATCTTTTAGCAGCAGACATAGCCATGCTCCAAAGAGGAACCCCATTGTATGGACAGCCATCTTGGTGGGGTGATGGTGATGCAGATGATGAGAACTCTGTAAAGCAGGGTACAAGAGTTCCTGACCAAAAACAAGCCAAGTGTGAAGCAGGTTAGATACTTATTACccaattataattaaaaagtgTCCTTTAAAAGTAAACAATGAATGTCAATGCATAACATTAACTGTAAATGTTCAACCACACCTTAACTGAGGCACCTGTCAGagcataatagaaaaaaaatgtattcacttaCTAAAAATGACCTTGGAATTATCAAATGTAATGGCATTGACTCCAAACCATGTAGTTCTGAGAACATTTCTAGAACCACGTGTTTGCAGATAGcacttggtttgatattttgaagaaattaaaacattttaagtatGGGTTGGGTTTAAAGCCAAATGTATGTTCATAAACCCACAGGCCGTAAAGACAATGCATCAAAGCAGCAGATGGTTCCGGGAAACCCACCTCAGATTTTTGGACCCCAAGAGCCCAGCTACTTTGAGATCCCGAGTAAGGAGACTCCACCAGTGGATTGTGGCACTGAAGAAAACCTAATTAGCAACACAGAGGCAGCGGCATCAGCTTCCGCAATCCCACCATCAGAGGGCGGAGCACATGGACACGCCTCCTTTACTATCGAGTTTGACATGGGCACTTCAGGGAAAGGTAAAGACAAGGCTGCGAAGGGTTTCCAGGACAATCGGCAGCTTCCGAAAAGAGGGGCTGGGGAGGAGCTGTGTGCCTTGCAGGCGGCCATGGTGGCAGCGGAGGTGAAGGTGGCTGACTGGCTGGCGCAGAACGAGCTGCCACTGGCTCGCTCCGAATCCGTAGCGGAGGACGGAGACAGCGCGAAAAGTGACGTGCCGGTTCAGCTGAAAAGCCTAAGAGGTAGCATGAAGTATGAATAATATGTGCTGTTGGGTGGATTTGTGTAATGTTGCTTATAGAGACATGATGTAATGCCTTCTGGAAAACATTAGCTGTAATCACAAGTCAACAGTCATGTGCTTTGCCACGGtcttcactcactctctctctctctctctctctctctctctctctctcactcaggCAGTAAGCATGAAGATGGCACTCAGAGCGACTCAGAGAACGCCTTGGGAGAACAGCTCACCAGTCGAAGGGCGTTCCTGCAGGAGCGGTACAGAGGAAGGCAGGGTGTTCCGTGGACAGAAGGGCTTTTCTATGGGAGGGAAGATCTCCTCCAGCACAAACCATCTTCTGCAACTAGAAAGATGGCACCGGTAGGGGGCGAGGCTGGCAAAATAGCAAACAGTTCATCGCCGCAGAAAACCAAAATGGCCAGAGAGCAAAGCTCAGAGTCTCAGGAGACTTCTAACAGAGGACAGACAGATGACCAAAGCGACAGAGGGACTTACACCATTGAGCTTGAAAATGGCAATGCAGAAGAGGAAGAGGCCAGACGAATGATTGATAAGGTAGACGTGCAgtcatacaaaaataacaagTTTGCGTTAATGGTTAAATATGACATATAGATGGAACCAGCTGATGACATATAGTGTTGACCGTGTTCGGTTTTAGGTGTTTGGGGTTGAGGATAATCAAGCCCTGACACAACTGCGTTTCCCAAAGCATCAGCGAGAAAGAGGCACCATCTGTCCAAGATCCGGAGCCATGGAAACAACACAAGCTGGTTATGGTGGTGCAGAGGTATAATTTATCTCACTATTCTGAAGCCATTTAAGACGGTCAGCATCAGCATTTAATACAAAACTGTCAAAActttcataaacaaaacaattttgatttatttatgtatttgtctGTATCTTTTTTATAGGTGTTACCAGACGACTTAGTTGTGGTTGGCGGTCCAAGGTGGATCTCACAGTGGGCTAGTCTAGCTGCAAGTCATATAAGGACAGATCCCGAAGGATCCGGGTCAGAACCTGTTACTTACGTAGATGACACATCAGGACACTCAGAACGTAAACGTAGGACCCTTCCACAGCTTCCTACAGAAGACTCTACGGGTCTAGTGGCACCTGAGGGCTCGAAAAGCCAATTCAGGCAGACGGTCTCTGCATCTGAGAAACAGGACCTAGAACCTCAAGAGAAAGCAGACCAGCTTAATAGAACATCCAAAAGTAGACGCAAAGTATTAGGAACAACTTTAGGTAGCACAGACGTCAATCGCTCTAAAGCGAGCAAGGAGGCTTCAACCAAAACTCATGAGCCGGGACGTAAAGCTGGTCAACAAGGAGCACAACCTAGGCAGACTGGAGCTGGTGAGAGAAAACAAGATGATGGTAAACAGAAAAAAGGTGTGGAGGACAGGGAAAAGACAGGGAAGCCGCTATTGAGACAGGAGAGCTTTACAGTCGAAAGACCAAGCGCTAATGTTCCTCTGGAGCTCATACCCTGCATTGATGGGCCTGGCACCAAAACGCAACCAAGAGAAATGGGAGTCATCGCTGAGGGAATCGACGTTGCCACCATGCTGAAAGACTCAGAGGCTGTTGCTTCGTTTTTAGAAACCACTTTATCAGACCTGGCAGATCCCCTCAGCTACTCCCTGGAGGGCTCAGTCTCACCTGAATCGGACATTGATACGACAAGCACTGTCAGCCAAGCTGGGGGAGAGGGTGGACGAAAGACAGCACAGAAGAAACGTTCATCTGGAGGTCAAGGCCGTGACACAAACAATAAGAACACCAGCACAACAGAAAAGAAAGGCAAAATGCAGCCCTCCGGCTCCAAGGCTTGGACCTCTCTCGACCTCACAGATGATGACTTGAGCTCCTCTCTCCCGCATGACACAGCATCTACCACGCGGACGCATGGCCGCGGTCAAAACATCAGCACTAGAGCAGAGCCCACAGGCAGTAAAACTAGAGGAGCAAAGACACCAGCAGCTCCTACACCGGCAACCTCTAAACCAACCACCCTTCCCCGGCCCAGACCCACAAGGGCTTCCCTCCTTCGCCGTGCACGACTGGGCGACGCTCCTGACACCGATCATACCGATGCTGACC
This DNA window, taken from Triplophysa dalaica isolate WHDGS20190420 chromosome 6, ASM1584641v1, whole genome shotgun sequence, encodes the following:
- the cep170ab gene encoding centrosomal protein of 170 kDa; its protein translation is MSLTSWFLVGGGGTRHRLPQEMIFVGRDDCELMLQSRSVDKQHAVINYEVSTDEHKVKDLGSLNGTFVNDVRIQEQQYITLKMGDKLRFGYDTNLFTVVRGELHVPEEALKHEKFTSQLQLMQKLEHSREATKSPEFKGAEGGKETKPSEPSLNAEEKLPTDIAMLQRGTPLYGQPSWWGDGDADDENSVKQGTRVPDQKQAKCEAGRKDNASKQQMVPGNPPQIFGPQEPSYFEIPSKETPPVDCGTEENLISNTEAAASASAIPPSEGGAHGHASFTIEFDMGTSGKGKDKAAKGFQDNRQLPKRGAGEELCALQAAMVAAEVKVADWLAQNELPLARSESVAEDGDSAKSDVPVQLKSLRGSKHEDGTQSDSENALGEQLTSRRAFLQERYRGRQGVPWTEGLFYGREDLLQHKPSSATRKMAPVGGEAGKIANSSSPQKTKMAREQSSESQETSNRGQTDDQSDRGTYTIELENGNAEEEEARRMIDKVFGVEDNQALTQLRFPKHQRERGTICPRSGAMETTQAGYGGAEVLPDDLVVVGGPRWISQWASLAASHIRTDPEGSGSEPVTYVDDTSGHSERKRRTLPQLPTEDSTGLVAPEGSKSQFRQTVSASEKQDLEPQEKADQLNRTSKSRRKVLGTTLGSTDVNRSKASKEASTKTHEPGRKAGQQGAQPRQTGAGERKQDDGKQKKGVEDREKTGKPLLRQESFTVERPSANVPLELIPCIDGPGTKTQPREMGVIAEGIDVATMLKDSEAVASFLETTLSDLADPLSYSLEGSVSPESDIDTTSTVSQAGGEGGRKTAQKKRSSGGQGRDTNNKNTSTTEKKGKMQPSGSKAWTSLDLTDDDLSSSLPHDTASTTRTHGRGQNISTRAEPTGSKTRGAKTPAAPTPATSKPTTLPRPRPTRASLLRRARLGDAPDTDHTDADRMSVASEASTASSASRPSAGRRTLSRIEALAQPRRPRVCSPSARSDSEATSGRVRSFTPRPAPESGLRLGLRSTATSSSVVVPRARANSASKLPDKCAGAPHVQSTPAAGGRWRRVPIEYASTSEDEYGSNRHPSQNNLLRPLAPRVTQLGGSAPATPSPGGFSMLQPQSCREQDDYMRDWTAHSEEIARISQDLAKDLAMLAREIHDVAGEIDSVSPSSAPQASVDDRVLENVLGSAPEISCRGVELRPRGNICSQDPRSIRRQTWSRDEGVLDSLLLASVSQLSAKIRQAVEKTGNKIRILFKDKNRKWEEIERKLQAENVVPLLTTSNQEISSILQNLKRVERHLLVIDVMVDPDGTLDALSSLGLTSPLLAENRISPGTQDPSISQAGEGSAYSEVAERDLGPQEKRKEQHTANRN